The following are from one region of the Sandaracinus amylolyticus genome:
- a CDS encoding BMP family ABC transporter substrate-binding protein encodes MLASCEAEASDPCRTRIAYVVDVGDLGDQGFTASGWNGVLRAAAALELPDECLRSVVTNSPDPEVWGARIDEVVEEGFDIVVTSSFTMGEGTRAAAMRHPDVSFIGTDQFQESTIPNVAGVVFHEDVGGFLAGALAGLVTETGVVGAVLGCRFVPPVSRFGIGFWNGARYVNPDVTVLATFHEDDIATCFTNPTWGAATAEQMIDMRADVVFGAAGGTGNAALIAACMRDVTVIGVDFDQYQTLPEVRECIVSSSTKSIVSAVADLIADADRGALQAGNYFGGSALAPFHDLAHLVSAENATRLEDIRLQLEAGMLDPCAPVPELGVANDMAFCTSIAP; translated from the coding sequence TTGCTCGCCTCGTGTGAGGCCGAGGCGAGCGATCCCTGTCGCACGCGGATCGCATACGTCGTCGACGTCGGCGACCTCGGCGATCAGGGCTTCACCGCGTCGGGCTGGAATGGCGTGCTGCGGGCTGCTGCGGCGCTCGAGCTGCCCGACGAGTGTTTGCGCAGCGTCGTCACCAACTCGCCCGATCCGGAGGTGTGGGGCGCCCGGATCGACGAGGTGGTCGAGGAGGGCTTCGACATCGTCGTGACGTCGTCGTTCACGATGGGCGAAGGGACGCGCGCCGCTGCGATGCGGCATCCCGACGTCAGCTTCATCGGGACCGACCAGTTCCAGGAGTCGACGATTCCGAACGTCGCGGGCGTCGTGTTCCACGAGGACGTCGGAGGCTTCCTCGCGGGCGCGCTCGCAGGGCTGGTGACCGAGACCGGCGTGGTCGGCGCGGTGCTCGGCTGCCGCTTCGTTCCTCCGGTCTCGCGCTTCGGAATCGGGTTCTGGAACGGAGCGCGCTACGTGAACCCCGACGTCACGGTGCTCGCGACCTTCCACGAAGACGACATCGCGACGTGCTTCACCAACCCGACCTGGGGCGCGGCGACGGCGGAGCAGATGATCGACATGCGAGCCGACGTCGTCTTCGGCGCGGCCGGCGGGACCGGAAACGCTGCGCTGATCGCGGCGTGCATGCGCGACGTCACGGTGATCGGGGTCGACTTCGATCAGTACCAGACGCTCCCCGAGGTTCGTGAGTGCATCGTGTCGAGCTCGACCAAGAGCATCGTCAGCGCGGTGGCGGATCTGATCGCGGATGCCGACAGGGGCGCCCTGCAGGCGGGCAATTACTTCGGCGGCTCGGCGCTGGCTCCGTTCCACGATCTCGCGCACCTGGTGTCGGCCGAGAACGCGACGAGGCTGGAGGACATCCGACTCCAGCTCGAGGCGGGCATGCTCGATCCGTGTGCGCCGGTGCCCGAGCTGGGCGTGGCCAACGACATGGCGTTCTGCACCAGCATCGCGCCGTGA
- a CDS encoding BMP family ABC transporter substrate-binding protein: protein MQFRILWSSLIGRLPVLACVVLLASCEAEADDPCRARIAYVIDTGDISDQGYVASGWNGVLQGAAALELPDECVRSVQTNSTDAAVWGARIDELVAEGFDIIVTKSPSMTEGTRDAALRHPDVSFIGTDQFQETTIPNVVGIVFREDIGGFLAGALAGMTTQSDTVGVVLGCPSISAIPRFAIGYWNGARHVNPDVTVIADFHEDDIATCFSDPTWGAASAEQMVDMEADVVFAAAGGTGTGALIAACTRGARVIGVDFDQYQTLPEVRECILSSSTKSIVSAVADLIADAERGALPAGNYAGGSALAPFHDLAHLVSAENAMTLEDIRLQLEAGTLDPCARVEELGEANDMAFCTGGAN, encoded by the coding sequence ATGCAGTTTCGGATCCTGTGGAGCTCTTTGATCGGGCGTCTGCCCGTTCTCGCATGTGTCGTGTTGCTCGCCTCGTGCGAGGCCGAGGCCGACGATCCCTGTCGCGCGCGAATCGCATACGTGATCGATACCGGCGACATCAGTGATCAGGGCTACGTCGCGTCGGGTTGGAATGGCGTGCTGCAAGGCGCCGCGGCGCTCGAGCTACCCGATGAGTGCGTGCGCAGCGTCCAGACGAACTCGACCGACGCCGCGGTGTGGGGCGCCCGCATCGACGAGCTGGTCGCCGAGGGCTTCGACATCATCGTGACCAAGTCGCCCTCGATGACCGAGGGGACTCGCGACGCCGCGCTGCGGCATCCCGACGTCAGCTTCATCGGGACCGACCAGTTCCAGGAGACGACGATTCCGAACGTCGTCGGCATCGTGTTCCGCGAGGACATCGGTGGGTTCCTCGCGGGCGCGCTCGCGGGCATGACGACCCAGAGCGACACGGTCGGCGTCGTGCTCGGCTGCCCCTCCATCTCTGCGATCCCGCGCTTCGCGATCGGCTACTGGAACGGAGCGCGCCACGTGAACCCCGACGTCACGGTGATCGCGGACTTCCACGAGGACGACATCGCGACGTGCTTCAGCGACCCGACCTGGGGCGCGGCGTCGGCGGAGCAGATGGTCGACATGGAAGCCGACGTCGTCTTCGCCGCGGCCGGCGGCACCGGAACCGGCGCGCTGATCGCGGCGTGCACGCGAGGCGCCAGGGTGATCGGCGTCGACTTCGATCAGTACCAGACGCTGCCCGAGGTCCGTGAGTGCATCCTGTCGAGCTCGACCAAGAGCATCGTCAGCGCGGTGGCGGATCTGATCGCGGACGCCGAGCGAGGAGCCTTGCCGGCGGGCAACTACGCCGGCGGCTCGGCGCTGGCTCCGTTCCACGATCTCGCGCACCTGGTGTCGGCCGAGAACGCGATGACGCTGGAGGACATCCGACTGCAGCTCGAGGCGGGCACGCTCGACCCGTGCGCGCGGGTGGAGGAGCTCGGCGAAGCGAACGACATGGCGTTCTGCACCGGCGGCGCGAACTGA
- a CDS encoding penicillin-binding protein activator, with product MAALDRSLALVASSIVLASCVSRPAPAPADSIRVGALLPFTGDLASAGENIERGLLIAIETVNEEAGGVGGRPLTLVSRDTHSDPVRGMEAAQALIDAGVDVIIGPEEGDLAESIEPLLAARGIPLLTISEAASADPTREALRFHLGPTAAAEGRALAQRMFRDRRQRASIISAQGTYGDAFAEGVRGELTRLGGSIISHERFDPEVEDRAVLERALDGEPDALVLVAYPRSGARIVMDAAALGATVSWYFAPTLNDDAFVANISPGLLDGAVGVSPEVGDEAAAFRTEFRARWSDERPLQITHFYYDALILWALAAERVEVSGGSISDVLRDTSRPSGELFAWYEVEAAFAAVRDGAEIDYCGASSSVDLTDEHELAMPFLGFWTIEEDRINREPAVFRSLCHFIGG from the coding sequence ATGGCTGCACTCGACCGCTCTCTGGCCCTCGTGGCGTCGTCGATCGTGCTCGCGAGCTGCGTGTCCAGGCCGGCGCCCGCGCCGGCCGACTCGATTCGCGTCGGCGCGCTGCTCCCGTTCACCGGCGATCTCGCGTCGGCGGGTGAGAACATCGAGCGCGGTCTCCTGATCGCGATCGAGACGGTGAACGAAGAGGCCGGCGGAGTCGGAGGCCGGCCGCTCACGCTGGTGTCGCGAGACACCCACTCCGATCCCGTGCGCGGCATGGAAGCCGCGCAGGCGCTGATCGATGCCGGCGTCGACGTGATCATCGGGCCGGAGGAGGGCGATCTCGCCGAGTCGATCGAGCCGCTGCTCGCGGCGCGAGGGATTCCGCTGCTCACCATCAGCGAGGCGGCGTCGGCGGACCCGACCCGCGAGGCGCTGCGCTTCCATCTGGGTCCCACCGCAGCGGCCGAAGGACGCGCGCTCGCGCAGCGCATGTTCCGCGATCGACGGCAGCGCGCATCGATCATCTCGGCGCAGGGGACGTATGGCGACGCGTTCGCAGAGGGTGTTCGCGGCGAGCTGACCCGCCTGGGCGGGAGCATCATCTCTCACGAGCGCTTCGATCCGGAGGTCGAGGATCGCGCCGTCCTCGAGCGCGCGCTCGACGGCGAGCCCGACGCGCTCGTGCTGGTCGCCTATCCGCGCTCCGGCGCGCGCATCGTGATGGACGCCGCGGCGCTGGGCGCGACGGTGAGCTGGTACTTCGCGCCGACCCTCAACGACGATGCGTTCGTCGCGAACATCTCGCCGGGGCTGCTCGACGGCGCGGTCGGCGTCTCGCCCGAGGTGGGCGACGAAGCGGCCGCGTTCCGCACCGAGTTCCGAGCGCGCTGGAGCGACGAGCGCCCGCTGCAGATCACGCACTTCTATTACGACGCGCTCATTCTCTGGGCGCTCGCCGCGGAGCGCGTCGAGGTGTCGGGCGGATCGATCTCCGACGTGCTGCGCGACACGTCGCGTCCGAGCGGCGAGCTCTTCGCCTGGTACGAGGTCGAGGCGGCGTTCGCGGCGGTGCGCGACGGCGCCGAGATCGACTACTGCGGCGCATCGAGCAGCGTCGATCTCACCGACGAGCACGAGCTCGCGATGCCGTTCCTGGGCTTCTGGACGATCGAAGAGGATCGCATCAACCGCGAGCCCGCGGTCTTCCGCAGCCTCTGCCACTTCATCGGCGGCTGA
- a CDS encoding TonB-dependent receptor plug domain-containing protein has product MLALALVARVAPVSAQEAPIPEPPPEQTPPEQTPPQQTPPQQTEPTEPVSAAPGEESASEGEPAIAPEGESQSAPSEPTDIPPVESGLESLTDAEGEDVEAIETLDLEALLSGRYVTAVSRTIESVDDAPANVTVVTREEILRWGYSTVAEVLEHVHGFYVVDDHITPNVAVRGISGGLRAESGLVQLTIDGRAVSYRATAGHWLGAELVPLSIIERIEIVRGPASTVYGADAFLGVVNIVTRDPGRIDGADFTQGLSWGGGLGGELDFAIGRRIDDLAFFVSWRLFRGDRSGISLPASSPAQRVAPYRMTGEDWERARELDLNSAVGLARVSLRLAPEHSLSLTGYASVLDRGAEFADWAQLAQGTDLVGRSRGNRVSLWQGYVDLAYSGTPDPHLSIDAFVRAFGGAPTDRDHIDVGSDIYSIRRQNDFAGGELGATARWSPLDELRLTLGVDGLLDDEQLPSVLHVLYGASDGMAPGNIRESTSTRQGRRTFLNFGAYLLASATPIERLHIHGGIRYDLHNIYDSQINGRAAIAVEILENLSAKVMYGSAFRAPTPLLLYGVPLVAGDILGNPDLRPQQIHTFEGQVVYRPWEWMTLQTELSYSYLINKAEFTRMGANLVARNISEVGVWSWDTLARVDWNEQLRLYASFSLVLGERGLDVSGYRADLLGTDLEAYPPGLFRAGAHYTIPGFPIRFGTQVRYVSSRRASDTNVLEAGAVYHLPDAWYWDATASVFDAELIPGGLTTITFTARNILGTDTAQPGFSGIDLPSAPRTFLLQWRQTF; this is encoded by the coding sequence GTGCTCGCACTGGCGCTCGTCGCGCGCGTCGCACCCGTGTCTGCGCAGGAGGCTCCGATTCCGGAGCCCCCTCCCGAGCAGACGCCTCCCGAGCAGACGCCTCCCCAACAGACGCCTCCCCAACAGACGGAGCCGACCGAGCCTGTCAGCGCGGCGCCTGGAGAAGAATCGGCGAGCGAAGGCGAGCCCGCCATCGCCCCCGAGGGTGAGTCGCAGTCTGCGCCGAGCGAGCCGACCGACATTCCGCCGGTCGAGAGCGGGCTCGAGAGCCTGACCGACGCCGAGGGAGAGGACGTCGAAGCGATCGAGACGCTCGATCTCGAAGCGCTCCTGTCCGGCCGCTACGTCACTGCAGTGTCGCGCACGATCGAGTCGGTCGACGATGCGCCCGCGAACGTCACCGTCGTCACGCGCGAGGAGATCCTGCGCTGGGGCTATTCGACGGTCGCCGAAGTGCTCGAGCACGTGCACGGCTTCTACGTCGTCGACGACCACATCACGCCCAACGTGGCAGTGCGCGGAATCTCGGGCGGGCTGCGCGCCGAGAGCGGCCTGGTGCAGCTGACGATCGATGGACGCGCGGTGTCCTATCGCGCGACCGCGGGTCACTGGCTGGGTGCCGAGCTGGTGCCGCTCTCGATCATCGAGCGCATCGAGATCGTGCGAGGGCCCGCCTCGACGGTGTATGGCGCCGACGCGTTCTTGGGCGTCGTCAACATCGTCACTCGCGACCCCGGGCGAATCGATGGTGCGGACTTCACCCAGGGGCTCAGCTGGGGCGGTGGGCTCGGTGGCGAGCTCGACTTCGCGATCGGCCGGCGCATCGACGACCTGGCGTTCTTCGTGTCGTGGCGCCTCTTCCGCGGAGATCGATCGGGCATCTCGCTGCCGGCCAGCTCGCCGGCCCAGCGTGTCGCGCCTTATCGCATGACCGGTGAGGACTGGGAGCGAGCGCGCGAGCTCGATCTGAACTCCGCGGTCGGCTTGGCGCGCGTGTCGCTCCGTCTGGCGCCCGAGCACTCGCTCTCGCTGACGGGTTATGCGTCGGTGCTCGATCGAGGCGCGGAATTCGCCGACTGGGCGCAGCTCGCGCAAGGCACCGATCTCGTCGGTCGGTCGCGAGGCAATCGCGTCTCGCTCTGGCAGGGCTACGTCGATCTCGCCTATTCGGGCACGCCCGATCCGCACCTCTCGATCGATGCGTTCGTGCGCGCCTTCGGTGGTGCACCGACCGACCGCGATCACATCGACGTCGGGAGCGACATCTACTCGATCCGACGCCAGAACGACTTCGCCGGGGGTGAGCTCGGCGCGACGGCGCGGTGGTCGCCGTTGGACGAGCTGCGCCTGACGCTGGGTGTCGACGGTCTGCTCGACGACGAGCAGCTGCCCTCGGTGCTGCACGTGCTCTACGGCGCGAGCGATGGAATGGCGCCGGGCAACATCCGCGAGTCGACCTCGACGCGACAGGGGCGCCGCACGTTCCTCAACTTCGGCGCCTATCTGCTCGCCAGCGCGACGCCGATCGAGCGCCTGCACATCCACGGCGGCATCCGCTACGACCTGCACAACATCTACGACTCGCAGATCAACGGACGCGCTGCGATCGCGGTCGAGATCCTCGAGAACCTCAGCGCGAAGGTGATGTACGGCAGCGCGTTCCGCGCGCCCACGCCGCTCTTGCTCTACGGCGTGCCGCTGGTGGCGGGCGACATCCTGGGCAATCCCGATCTGCGCCCTCAGCAGATCCACACGTTCGAAGGACAGGTGGTCTATCGGCCGTGGGAGTGGATGACGCTGCAGACCGAGCTCTCGTACAGCTATCTGATCAACAAGGCCGAGTTCACGCGCATGGGCGCCAACTTGGTCGCTCGGAACATCTCCGAGGTCGGCGTGTGGTCGTGGGACACGCTGGCGAGGGTCGACTGGAACGAGCAGCTGCGCCTGTATGCGTCGTTCTCGCTGGTGCTCGGTGAGCGCGGCCTGGACGTGTCGGGATATCGCGCCGACCTGCTGGGGACCGACCTCGAGGCCTATCCGCCCGGGCTCTTCCGCGCGGGTGCGCACTACACGATCCCGGGCTTCCCGATCCGCTTCGGAACCCAGGTTCGTTATGTGTCGTCGCGGCGCGCCAGCGACACCAACGTGCTCGAGGCGGGCGCCGTCTATCACCTGCCCGACGCCTGGTACTGGGACGCGACGGCGTCGGTGTTCGATGCCGAGCTGATCCCGGGCGGGCTCACGACGATCACCTTCACCGCGCGGAACATCCTGGGCACCGACACCGCGCAGCCGGGCTTCTCGGGCATCGACCTTCCGTCGGCGCCGCGGACGTTCTTGCTGCAGTGGCGACAGACGTTCTGA
- a CDS encoding cation:proton antiporter, with the protein METFEIVIALVLAGAALTALSRRIGAPYPATAALVGAVIAMLPGAPEIVLDPELALTLFVAPLLIDAAFDASPRDLRASWRAVSGLAVGAVVLTVAAVAIVVRALVPSMPWAAAIALGAIVAPPDAAAATTVLRQLRPPHRILVVLEGESLFNDASAILVYRLAIGAALAGSLTLESVIPMLLVVSVGSVVLGLVLARAVLWLTARIEDVALAVVVQFGVTFGVWMLAERLHLSGILALVVFAMAYARRAGDVIPARVRVPSYAVWELAVFVLTVLAFTLVGLQLNAIVGRMSASLLIEHVGIATAVCVATIAARIVWVSAAALVQRRGGRRAFALSPRAAALVGWCGMRGITTLAVALALPAGGHGEPAFPYRDLILFCAFGVVLGTLVVQGLTLGPLARALRLEDDGEVERETALARVATLRAAIAATDAYRGGELAELLRRRFEVMLSRVEHGARSAGEHHDSVVVRAAIDAERRRLLALRADGTIGDAAFQRVERELDLEELHLEPLAPVIDSRLG; encoded by the coding sequence ATGGAGACCTTCGAGATCGTCATCGCGCTCGTGCTCGCGGGTGCGGCGCTCACCGCCCTCTCGAGGCGGATCGGCGCGCCGTACCCCGCGACCGCGGCGCTCGTGGGCGCGGTGATCGCGATGCTGCCGGGCGCGCCCGAGATCGTGCTCGACCCCGAGCTGGCGCTGACGCTCTTCGTCGCGCCGCTGCTGATCGACGCCGCCTTCGATGCGTCCCCGCGTGATCTCCGCGCGAGCTGGCGCGCGGTCTCGGGACTCGCGGTGGGCGCGGTCGTGCTCACGGTCGCAGCCGTCGCGATCGTGGTGCGCGCGCTCGTGCCCTCGATGCCGTGGGCTGCGGCGATCGCGCTCGGTGCGATCGTCGCGCCTCCCGACGCCGCGGCCGCGACGACGGTGCTGCGCCAGCTGCGGCCGCCTCATCGCATCCTGGTGGTCCTCGAGGGCGAGAGCCTCTTCAACGACGCGAGCGCGATCCTCGTCTACCGGCTGGCGATCGGCGCCGCGCTCGCGGGCTCGCTCACGCTCGAGTCCGTGATCCCGATGCTGCTCGTGGTGAGCGTCGGAAGTGTCGTGCTCGGGCTCGTGCTCGCGCGCGCCGTCCTCTGGCTCACCGCGCGCATCGAAGACGTGGCGCTCGCCGTCGTCGTGCAGTTCGGCGTGACGTTCGGCGTGTGGATGCTCGCCGAGCGGCTGCATCTGTCGGGGATCCTCGCGCTCGTCGTGTTCGCGATGGCCTACGCGCGGCGCGCCGGCGACGTGATCCCCGCGCGCGTGCGCGTGCCGTCCTACGCGGTGTGGGAGCTCGCGGTGTTCGTGCTGACCGTGCTCGCGTTCACGCTCGTGGGGCTCCAGCTGAACGCGATCGTCGGGCGCATGAGCGCGAGCCTCCTGATCGAGCACGTCGGCATCGCGACTGCGGTCTGTGTCGCGACGATCGCCGCGCGGATCGTGTGGGTGTCGGCGGCGGCGCTCGTGCAGAGGCGCGGCGGGCGCCGCGCGTTCGCGCTGTCGCCGCGCGCGGCCGCGCTCGTCGGGTGGTGCGGCATGCGCGGCATCACCACGCTCGCGGTGGCGCTCGCGCTGCCGGCCGGCGGACACGGTGAGCCGGCGTTCCCGTACCGCGACCTGATCCTCTTCTGCGCGTTCGGCGTCGTGCTGGGGACGCTCGTGGTGCAGGGGCTGACGCTGGGACCGCTCGCGAGGGCGCTCCGCCTCGAGGACGACGGCGAGGTCGAGCGCGAGACAGCGCTCGCACGCGTCGCGACGCTGCGCGCGGCGATTGCGGCGACCGACGCATACCGCGGGGGCGAGCTCGCCGAGCTGCTGCGACGCCGCTTCGAAGTGATGCTGTCGCGCGTCGAGCACGGAGCACGGAGCGCCGGCGAGCATCACGACTCCGTCGTCGTGCGCGCGGCGATCGACGCGGAGCGACGACGCCTGCTCGCGCTGCGCGCGGACGGCACCATCGGCGACGCGGCGTTCCAGCGGGTCGAGCGCGAGCTCGATCTCGAGGAGCTGCACCTCGAGCCGCTCGCGCCCGTCATCGACTCGCGACTTGGCTGA
- a CDS encoding aldo/keto reductase yields the protein MGKNDTRVLTAGIEIPYVGLGTYLIANDDAAAVVRAALGVGFRHVDTAEFYGNEEGVGAGIRQALEAHGLSRKDVFVTTKLWPGNAAWGQTPKTTETTIASLDESLARLGLEYVDLYLIHAPFDHEQRLAQWRGLVELKRQGKARAIGVSNFDVAHIEELVGAGLPLPDANQIELHPWSQKPALVRYLAEKGITPIAYSSLVPLSTWRIAEGHDSAKTAEMRATGERADSPFKAMAAKYGVSEAQVLLRWAIQMGYPVLPKSTKPERMRQNADLFSFRIDDQDMAAIAKMDRGDGVAWPMGDPTKAA from the coding sequence ATGGGCAAGAACGACACTCGTGTGCTGACCGCCGGCATCGAGATCCCGTACGTCGGGCTCGGCACGTATCTCATCGCGAACGACGATGCGGCCGCCGTGGTGCGCGCGGCGCTCGGAGTCGGGTTCCGGCACGTCGATACCGCCGAGTTCTATGGGAACGAGGAGGGCGTGGGCGCCGGGATCCGACAGGCGCTCGAGGCGCACGGCCTCTCCCGGAAGGACGTCTTCGTGACGACGAAGCTCTGGCCCGGGAACGCCGCGTGGGGGCAGACGCCGAAGACGACCGAGACGACGATCGCGTCGCTGGACGAGAGCCTCGCGCGGCTCGGGCTGGAGTACGTCGACCTCTATCTCATCCACGCGCCCTTCGACCACGAGCAGCGGCTCGCGCAGTGGCGCGGCCTCGTCGAGCTGAAGCGACAGGGGAAGGCGCGCGCCATCGGCGTGAGCAACTTCGACGTCGCGCACATCGAGGAGCTCGTGGGGGCGGGGCTGCCGCTGCCGGACGCGAACCAGATCGAGCTGCACCCCTGGTCGCAGAAGCCTGCGCTGGTCCGCTATCTCGCCGAGAAGGGCATCACGCCGATCGCGTACAGCAGCCTCGTGCCGCTCTCCACGTGGCGGATCGCCGAGGGGCACGACAGCGCGAAGACCGCCGAGATGAGGGCGACCGGTGAGCGCGCGGACTCGCCGTTCAAGGCGATGGCCGCGAAGTACGGCGTGAGCGAGGCGCAGGTGCTCCTGCGGTGGGCGATCCAGATGGGATATCCGGTGCTGCCCAAGAGCACGAAGCCCGAGCGCATGCGGCAGAACGCCGACCTGTTCTCGTTCCGCATCGACGACCAGGACATGGCTGCGATCGCGAAGATGGACCGCGGCGACGGCGTGGCCTGGCCGATGGGCGATCCCACCAAGGCGGCGTGA
- a CDS encoding AraC family transcriptional regulator: protein MDVQKLAAQALRLVPRQLGESPQSVEPMPGLVLLRHHRRTAFEASIYEPVFCLIVQGRKETTLGGHTVGSAAGECLLVSHDLPVISRITQAPYLSLLLDIELATLRGLYEELADTAFDSTHARALQVHEADEPLLEALGRYLALAGSQTDAKVLGPLILKEIHYRLLTAPFGAMLRRLIRIDSHESAIARAIAHIRRDFRAPIAIAELAQKVGMSPASFHKHFKEITASTPLQYQKELRLLQARRLLSTGGASVSSAAFEVGYESPSQFSREYTRRFGVPPSKDAGDSRQHE from the coding sequence ATGGACGTCCAGAAGCTCGCCGCGCAGGCGCTCCGGCTGGTCCCTCGACAGCTCGGCGAATCGCCCCAATCCGTCGAGCCGATGCCCGGTCTGGTGCTCCTCCGGCACCATCGCCGCACCGCGTTCGAGGCCTCCATCTACGAGCCCGTCTTCTGCCTGATCGTCCAGGGAAGGAAGGAGACGACGCTCGGCGGGCACACCGTCGGATCGGCGGCGGGCGAGTGTCTGCTGGTCAGTCACGACCTGCCGGTGATCTCTCGGATCACGCAGGCTCCGTATCTGTCGCTGCTGCTCGACATCGAGCTCGCGACCCTGAGGGGCCTCTACGAGGAGCTCGCGGACACGGCGTTCGACTCCACGCATGCGCGCGCGCTGCAGGTGCACGAGGCGGACGAGCCGCTGCTCGAGGCGCTGGGCCGCTACCTCGCGCTCGCCGGATCGCAGACCGACGCCAAGGTGCTCGGCCCGCTCATCCTGAAGGAGATCCACTACCGCCTGCTCACCGCGCCGTTCGGCGCGATGCTGCGGCGCCTGATCCGGATCGACAGCCACGAGAGCGCGATCGCCCGGGCCATCGCCCACATCCGCCGCGACTTCCGCGCGCCGATCGCGATCGCGGAGCTGGCGCAGAAGGTCGGGATGAGCCCGGCGTCGTTCCACAAGCACTTCAAGGAGATCACGGCATCGACGCCGCTCCAGTACCAGAAGGAGCTCCGCCTGCTGCAGGCGAGGCGGCTTCTCTCGACGGGCGGAGCATCGGTGTCCTCCGCCGCCTTCGAGGTCGGCTACGAGAGCCCGAGTCAGTTCAGTCGGGAGTACACGCGCAGGTTCGGTGTGCCGCCCAGCAAGGACGCAGGCGACTCGCGTCAGCACGAGTGA
- a CDS encoding MFS transporter has product MDGVGERADGGEALGARRAWSAVGSMALCVALLIASEFMPVSLLTPIASDLGATEGMAGQAISISGLFAVVTSLLIASVASRFDRRSVLLALTAVMLGSLLSIANASSFGTLMAARALLGVTIGGFWALATATVMRLVPGRDVPRALGVLYMGNAVATAFAAPIGSYLGEIIGWRGVFEALVPIVVLNLIWQWVSLPSLPPRASNPVGRVFGLLKRRNVAFAMSGVMLTFAGAFCAFTYFRPFLEGYTHASVPQLSMLLLGLGAAGFVGTYGASSLLGKHLYPLLRWLPLMLAVVTVALLAGGRNLWAVAVAMIAWGTLNSAIPVAWSTWLSKGIHDEPESGGGLMVAAIQLSIMLGAAFGGVLLDRFSIAATLLGAACLLVAGSLVVGSGSRITSSD; this is encoded by the coding sequence ATCGATGGGGTGGGCGAGCGAGCGGACGGCGGCGAGGCGCTCGGCGCGCGTCGGGCGTGGAGCGCCGTCGGTTCGATGGCGCTCTGCGTCGCGTTGCTCATCGCCTCGGAGTTCATGCCCGTCAGCTTGCTCACTCCGATCGCTTCGGATCTCGGCGCGACGGAGGGAATGGCCGGTCAGGCGATTTCGATCTCCGGTTTGTTCGCGGTCGTGACGAGCCTGCTCATCGCGTCGGTCGCGAGCCGCTTCGATCGACGCAGCGTCTTGTTGGCGTTGACGGCCGTCATGCTGGGCTCGCTGCTGTCGATCGCGAACGCCTCGAGCTTCGGAACGCTCATGGCCGCACGCGCTCTCCTCGGCGTGACCATCGGCGGCTTCTGGGCGCTGGCGACGGCCACGGTCATGCGTCTCGTGCCTGGACGGGATGTTCCGAGAGCCCTCGGCGTCCTCTACATGGGCAATGCCGTGGCGACGGCGTTCGCGGCTCCGATCGGCAGCTATCTCGGTGAGATCATCGGTTGGCGCGGCGTGTTCGAGGCGTTGGTGCCCATCGTCGTGCTGAATCTGATCTGGCAGTGGGTCAGTCTGCCGTCCCTTCCTCCCCGAGCGTCGAATCCCGTCGGGAGGGTGTTCGGCCTGTTGAAGCGCCGCAACGTCGCATTCGCCATGTCGGGCGTGATGTTGACGTTCGCCGGCGCGTTCTGCGCATTCACCTACTTCAGGCCGTTCCTCGAGGGCTACACGCACGCGAGCGTGCCGCAGCTGTCGATGCTGCTCCTCGGGCTCGGGGCGGCTGGATTCGTCGGCACGTACGGCGCCAGCTCGTTGCTCGGGAAGCACCTCTATCCGTTGCTCCGTTGGCTGCCGCTGATGCTCGCCGTCGTGACGGTCGCGCTGCTCGCCGGTGGGCGCAATCTCTGGGCCGTTGCGGTCGCGATGATCGCGTGGGGCACGTTGAACTCCGCGATCCCCGTCGCGTGGTCCACCTGGCTGTCGAAGGGCATTCACGACGAGCCGGAGAGCGGTGGTGGTCTGATGGTCGCGGCCATCCAACTCTCCATCATGCTGGGCGCGGCCTTCGGCGGCGTGCTCCTCGATCGTTTCTCGATCGCCGCGACGCTGCTCGGCGCAGCCTGCCTGCTCGTGGCCGGCTCGCTCGTCGTCGGCAGCGGAAGCCGAATCACGTCGAGCGATTGA